A region of Porites lutea chromosome 13, jaPorLute2.1, whole genome shotgun sequence DNA encodes the following proteins:
- the LOC140922403 gene encoding uncharacterized protein, translating into MASACVVVLLAVVTVLLWRKHAKKRVRTLESREPHLRPNRGLVTGEKGFYKGKIKQHKMISPIMIDNQIAPPGGKRFDGKAVDPVSGKLYAFNKTTGERMWIQDMRDSRNGPQSYYANRNTQSRFSDSQHRVQDLPPPRASIETVHGRNNRANRLQLPGTPE; encoded by the exons ATGGCGTCTGCTTGCGTAGTAGTGCTGTTAGCGGTTGTTACTGTTTTACTATGGAGAAAGCATGCAAAGAAGAG AGTTCGCACGTTAGAATCTCGCGAGCCTCATCTGAGACCAAACAGAGGCTTGGTGACTGGAGAGAAGGGTTTCTACAAAG GAAAAATCAAACAACATAAGATGATATCACCTATAATGATCGACAATCAAATT gctcCTCCAGGTGGAAAAAGGTTTGACGGCAAAGCTGTTGACCCAG TTTCCGGAAAATTATACGCCTTTAACAAAACAACTGGTGAACGCATGTGGATACAGGACATGCGCGATAGTAGAAATGGGCCCCAGTCCTATTACGCCAACCGCAACACGCAATCAAGGTTTAGTGATTCCCAACACAGAGTACAAGACCTACCCCCACCCCGAGCGTCGATAGAGACAGTACACGGGCGAAACAACAGGGCGAATCGTCTGCAGTTGCCAGGGACACCAGAGTAG
- the LOC140922405 gene encoding octopamine receptor beta-2R-like, with translation METWFWILGWVLSFLTIIGNGFTIFLVCSRRNLRTKPNAFIVSLAVADFFVGLIVIPSLFFCDIANTCGRRPQYFIMLLLSNTSAANLCGLVLERLFAIVHPLKYITFMTRRRITQAIFFSWALPVGYTTLRHTLCIVLFQKNKACPFIWLIIISQFLICVVLILCFVSMISHVCRHDQSARTLAKQLRFNHQVSFKTHREKSAVIMMGIVIGVFLVCYGTYLRYGFLLLYQTTRCKDENYKIPILVLNSAINPLAYAFFKRDIKKEFKRLVGAVFYRK, from the coding sequence ATGGAgacctggttttggattcttggctGGGTTCTTTCATTTCTGACCATCAttggaaatggatttacaatcttTCTCGTTTgcagcagacgaaatctccgcaccaaacccaacgcgtttattgtttcacttgcCGTGGCGGATTTCTTCGTTGGTTTGATCGTTATTCCTTCTCTGTTTTTCTGCGACATTGCAAACACCTGCGGCAGGAGGCCTCAATATTTTATTATGCTGTTGTTAAGTAACACGTCTGCTGCAAACTTATGCGGTTTAGTACTGGAGCGTTTATTTGCCATCGTCCATCCTCTAAAATACATTACATTTATGACTCGCCGTCGAATTACCCAAGCTATTTTCTTCTCTTGGGCTCTACCAGTTGGTTATACCACGCTAAGACATACCCTTTGCATTGTCTTATTTCAAAAAAACAAGGCCTGTCCTTTTATTTGGCTGATCATAATTTCCCAGTTTCTTATATGTGTTGTGTTAATACTCTGCTTTGTATCAATGATATCTCATGTATGCAGGCATGATCAGTCAGCACGCACTTTAGCAAAacagttacgttttaaccatcagGTGTCTTTTAAAACCCATCGTGAGAAGTCTGCGGTAATAATGATGGGTattgtgataggagtgtttcttgtttgctatggGACGTATTTACGTTATGGTTTTCTACTACTATATCAGACTACGAGATGCAAagatgaaaactacaaaattcctatcttggttttaaactcaGCCATTAACCCGCTGGcttatgcttttttcaaaagagacataaagaaagagtttaaaagACTTGTCGGCGCTGTGTtttatagaaaataa
- the LOC140922406 gene encoding uncharacterized protein has translation MKPSEVTKAKVWDTLYGNDVEKRVRFKFQLGDRVRISKVKRMFEKSYLPNFTEEMFTVYKRMARQVPVYKLKDDAGEILDGTFYKPELQKSIKNDDVYRVEKILRKRKRKGIVKYFVKWKGYPDKFNSCIAESNISKL, from the coding sequence atgaaaccgAGTGAGGTGACTAAAGCGAAAGTGTGGGATACTTTATATGGTAATGACGTTGAAAAGCGTGTGCGTTTTAAATTTCAACTGGGAGATCGTGTTAGGATCAGCAAAGTGAAGCgaatgtttgaaaaatcttacttgcctaatttcacggaAGAAATGTTTACTGTATACAAACGAATGGCGCGCCAAGTACCCGTTTACAAACTAAAGGATGATGCAGGTGAAATCTTAGATGGAACGTTTTATAAACCCGAATTACAGAAATCAATTAAGAACGATGATGTGTACCGCGTTGAAAAGATTTTGCGCAAGCGAAAGCGTAAAGGAATAGTTAAATACTTTGTAAAATGGAAAGGGTACCCAGACAAGTTTAATAGCTGTATAGCAGAAAGTAATATCTCAAAGCTGTGA
- the LOC140922407 gene encoding uncharacterized protein F54H12.2-like, with protein MIETLLNYGEEAKASQLSMGMFYKDTPGKMDVANPVAADDAANKGLKVRYDFTKESHIVDMMGPIHSDIFFQDRLMLNGVNLRIKLNRAKNSFCLMSSAAAPTFKVVITEAISFVRRVKLASSIILGHAAALKHTSAKYPVRRIDCKVLSFPRGFSSFNPDNIFLGHIPKRIVLVLGDTQAYNGTYSTNPFNFKHHNLTQVGVHVDGEEIPRKPLFLNFDEAGGQNVIADYQSLFSGTGKLSHDAGNQISRSDYGSGYTAFCFDLSPDHCSGDHFELIKQGNLRAELHFKEPLANTVNLIVYAEFQNVIEIDENRNVLFDYKLKMDTTQLTLILRKDKFTRGVFQGVYPSDLLPASVSHYPALFIANVDTSDKPGSHWVAFYFTKEQEGEFVDSCGSPPSKYQQIFRNIYYLFKQQF; from the coding sequence ATGATCGAAACCTTGCTAAACTACGGAGAAGAAGCAAAAGCAAGTCAACTTTCTATGGGCATGTTTTACAAAGATACCCCTGGAAAAATGGATGTCGCCAACCCTGTGGCTGCAGACGATGCCGcaaacaaggggttaaaggttCGCTATGATTTCACTAAAGAAAGTCATATTGTGGATATGATGGGGCCCATTCATAGCGACATTTTCTTTCAAGACCGGTTGATGCTAAATGGAGTGAATTTAAGAATCAAACTGAACCGAGCCAAGAACTCGTTTTGTCTAATGTCATCAGCAGCCGCTCCAACTTTCAAGGTGGTAATCACAGAAGCCATCTCGTTCGTTCGCAGGGTGAAATTGGCCTCCTCTATTATACTTGGTCATGCTGCTGCACTAAAACACACCAGCGCCAAGTACCCGGTTCGCCGAATAGATTGTAAAGTGCTGTCTTTTCCAAGAGGATTTAGCAGTTTTAACCCCGACAACATCTTTTTGGGTCACATCCCCAAACGAATCGTGCTGGTCTTAGGGGATACTCAGGCATATAATGGAACTTACAGTACCAACCCGTTCAACTTCAAACACCACAATCTAACTCAAGTGGGTGTCCATGTGGACGGAGAGGAAATTCCTCGGAAACCCCTGTTCTTGAATTTTGACGAAGCTGGAGGTCAAAATGTAATAGCGGACTATCAAAGTCTGTTCTCAGGTACTGGAAAGCTATCCCATGATGCGGGTAATCAGATCAGTAGAAGCGATTATGGCTCTGGTTACACAGCATTCTGCTTTGACTTGTCCCCAGACCACTGCTCAGGTGACCATTTTGAGCTAATAAAGCAAGGTAACCTGCGCGCTGAGCTTCATTTCAAGGAACCACTGGCCAATACGGTTAACCTTATCGTGTACGCTGAATTCCAAAACGTGATTGAAATTGACGAGAACCGCAACGTGTTGTTCGACTACAAACTAAAAATGGACACTACTCAACTGACccttattttgagaaaggatAAATTTACACGAGGTGTGTTTCAAGGCGTGTATCCCTCAGACCTGCTGCCTGCAAGTGTTTCACATTACCCAGCTCTGTTTATCGCCAATGTGGATACGAGTGACAAGCCTGGTTCGCATTGGGTGGCGTTTTATTTCACGAAGGAGCAAGAGGGAGAATTTGTGGATTCTTGCGGATCACCACCCAGCAAATACCAGCAAATATTCAGGAACATTTACTacctttttaaacaacaattctaa
- the LOC140922409 gene encoding uncharacterized protein, translating into MELKTDKVRDHCHFTGQYRGAAHNSCNLQCRKPMILPVIFHNFQGYDAHLFIKQLACLPGDLNCIPSTEEKYISFSKKIKVAEYKSKITGEMVSLNFEVRFIDSLKFLQSSLANLVGNLQPEDFINTKKIFKKNVDLITRKGVYPYDYVSSLEKLSEKKLPPKEEFYSYLNDEGISDDDDDYQHAIKVWNTFNCETIRDYHNLYLKSDVLLLADVFENFRKTCLHHYNLDPAHYYTSPGLAWDACLKETGQELELLYDYDMLMMFEQGIRGGITHISKRYSEANNKYMKDYNPDKESTFIQYLDANNLYGWAMLQSLPTHGFKWMCDLTKETVIDILEKTNHSMSNLGKKGYIFEVDLEYPEKLWTSHNDYPLAPEKMIVNGVEKLICHFKPRKNYVVHYRNLRQYLEMGMKITVVHRGISFYQSSWMEPYIRKNTELRKTASNSFEKDFFKLMNNSVFGKTIENIRKRQNIILVDNHTDSLMYEIKTKDFYLDIFNDVRDKFDTSDYPSNHKSGITGANKKVIGVFKDEVAGKQITHFVGLRPKIYSFKIEEEREVRKCKGIKKNVVKKTMDFDDYVKCLFSGEKEMRNMKIIRSEKHDIYSKEVNKIALSNEDDKRIVLEDKVHTLAFR; encoded by the exons ATGGAATTAAAAACTGATaaagttagagatcattgtcattttacaggACAATACCGTGGAGCTGCTCATAACAGTTGCAATCTCCAGTGTAGAAAACCAATGATTCTTccagttatatttcacaattttcaagGTTATGACGCACATTTGTTTATAAAGCAACTTGCTTGTTTACCAGGTGATTTAAACTGTATTCCATCAACAGAGGAAAAATATATTTCGTTTTCGAAAAAGATTAAAGTTGCTGAGTATAAATCTAAAATTACTGGAGAAATGgtttcattgaattttgaagTACGATTTATAGATTCACTAAAGTTTCTTCAATCATCACTTGCTAATCTTGTTGGAAATTTACAACCAGAAGATTttattaatacaaaaaaaatatttaagaagAATGTAGATTTAATAACTCGTAAAGGTgtttatccttatgattatgTTTCCTCTCTAGAAAAACTATCTGAAAAAAAGCTACCTCCAAAAGAAGAATTTTACTCCTACTTAAATGATGAAGGTATatcagatgatgatgatgactatcAACATGCTATTAAAGTTTGGAATACTTTTAATTGCGAAACAATTAGAGATTATCACAATCTTTACTTAAAGTCTGATGTTTTACTGCTGGCAGATGTATTTGAGAATTTTAGAAAAACTTGTCTCCACCATTACAATCTGGATCCAGCACATTATTATACATCACCTGGTTTAGCATGGGATGCTTGTCTAAAAGAAACAGGTCAAGAATTAGAACTATTGTATGATtatgatatgttaatgatgtttgAGCAAGGTATTCGTGGAGGGATAACACATATATCAAAAAGATATTCAGaagcaaataacaaatatatgaaaGATTACAATCCTGATAAAGAGTCTACTTTTATTCAATATTTAGATGCTAATAATCTTTACGGTTGGGCAATGTTACAATCACTTCCAACACATGGATTTAAATGGATGTgtgatttaacaaaagaaactgtaaTTGATATTTTGGAGAAAACAAATCATAGTATGTCAAATCTTGGAAAAAaaggatatatatttgaagtagATCTGGAGTATCCTGAAAAACTATGGACATCACATAATGACTATCCTCTAGCACCTGAGAAAATGATTGTTAATGGTGTGGAAAAacttatttgtcattttaaaccaagaaaaaactaTGTTGTACATTATAGAAATCTAAGACAATATCTTGAAATGGGGATGAAAATAACTGTTGTACatagaggaatatcattttatcaaagTTCATGGATGGAACCTTATATAAGAAAGaatacagaacttcgaaaaACAGCATCTAACagttttgagaaagacttttttaaattaatgaacAATAGtgtttttggaaaaacaatagaaaacataagaaaaagacaaaatataattcTGGTGGATAATC atacgGATAGTCTAATGTAtgagattaaaacaaaagatttttatctTGATATATTTAATGATGTAAGAGATAAGTTTGACACTTCAGATTATCCTTCAAATCATAAATCTGGTATAACAGGAGCTAATAAAAAAGTGATTGGAGtgtttaaagatgaagtagCAGGAAAACAGATAACACATTTTGTTGGGCTGCGACCCaaaatttatagttttaaaattgAAGAGGAAAGGGAAGTAAGaaagtgtaaaggaataaagaaaaatgttgtgaAAAAGACAATGGATTTTGATGATTATGTTAAATGTCTATTTTCAGGTgagaaagaaatgagaaatatgaaaataataagaagtgaaaaacatGATATATATTCTAAAGAAGTTAACAAAATAGCTCTAAGTAATGAAGATGATAAGCGCATTGTTTTAGAGGATAAAGTGCATACTTTGGCTTTtagataa